Proteins from one Brevibacillus humidisoli genomic window:
- a CDS encoding Mov34/MPN/PAD-1 family protein → MTKLYLTQKAWKQIEQAVRSNPEVETGGVLMGYPINDDDWAITYASGPGPRAMQLRHAVMFDDLYLRQLVRKVRRKTFGRVHYIGDWHSHTIRRLSPSRADRQTVYMKAYQEKYASPSPLMLIVGVDKRDDIQARGFILNESLREVQEILLTEKPMPRQPDRKPSSPYGKR, encoded by the coding sequence ATGACCAAACTGTATCTGACCCAAAAAGCCTGGAAACAGATTGAACAGGCCGTGCGCAGCAACCCCGAGGTGGAAACAGGCGGGGTATTGATGGGATATCCGATCAACGATGACGATTGGGCGATCACCTATGCCAGTGGACCCGGGCCGCGAGCGATGCAGTTGCGGCATGCCGTGATGTTTGACGACCTCTACTTGCGGCAGTTGGTTCGCAAGGTAAGACGAAAAACATTCGGCCGTGTCCATTACATCGGGGACTGGCACAGCCATACCATCCGCCGTCTTTCACCGAGCCGTGCAGATCGGCAAACAGTCTACATGAAGGCGTATCAGGAAAAATACGCATCGCCCTCACCACTGATGCTGATCGTTGGCGTGGACAAACGAGATGACATTCAGGCCCGAGGATTTATTCTCAATGAATCGCTTCGGGAGGTCCAGGAGATTTTGCTCACGGAGAAGCCAATGCCTCGACAACCAGACCGAAAGCCTTCATCCCCTTATGGGAAGCGGTGA
- a CDS encoding O-methyltransferase, whose protein sequence is MITGPEVDAYVASLIPARSALLTRLEQEAVDEHIPIVQLATAQMIRMWLIAYKPTSILEVGTAIGYSTIWLAEAAPQARIVTLEIDENRASRARANITEAGVDDRVEVIVGDATAGLPDHGTFDCLFIDAAKGQYRTFLDQYLPLVNEGGLLIVDNVLFRGLVTDPDQAGKRLRPMVEKIRDFNRYLAEHPQLETTFVPIGDGVAVSIKKHSDRDS, encoded by the coding sequence TTGATAACAGGGCCAGAGGTCGACGCCTATGTTGCTTCGCTTATCCCTGCTCGCTCAGCACTGCTGACTAGACTGGAACAAGAAGCGGTAGATGAGCACATCCCGATCGTCCAGCTTGCCACGGCGCAGATGATCCGAATGTGGCTAATCGCCTACAAGCCGACCAGTATTTTGGAGGTTGGGACCGCGATCGGCTACTCTACGATCTGGCTGGCCGAAGCAGCACCGCAGGCACGAATTGTGACGCTGGAGATTGACGAGAACCGAGCAAGTCGGGCACGCGCCAACATTACCGAAGCCGGGGTTGACGATAGAGTGGAGGTCATCGTCGGCGACGCCACAGCGGGATTACCTGATCATGGTACCTTTGACTGCTTGTTTATCGATGCAGCCAAAGGACAGTACCGTACATTTCTCGATCAATACCTGCCCCTTGTAAATGAGGGCGGACTGCTCATCGTCGACAACGTGTTGTTTCGCGGACTGGTTACAGACCCCGATCAGGCGGGAAAACGACTGCGGCCAATGGTAGAGAAGATACGCGACTTCAACCGTTATCTGGCAGAACACCCTCAACTGGAGACGACGTTTGTCCCGATAGGCGATGGGGTTGCGGTCAGCATCAAAAAACACTCTGACCGGGACAGCTGA
- the mltG gene encoding endolytic transglycosylase MltG, protein MAGGAAAYYVYQQLQPVSSGEGTAVKQVNVPSGSSVRDIGQLLEQEGLIRDATVFSYYVGVKGMGSRLQAGEYRFETGATIDQLISKMVSGDVIMDTVRFTIPEGWNVEQIADSLAKEGLVDKQAFLREVNEGDFSQFPFLANIPEVEERKYRLEGYLFPETYEVKKGATEREIITRMLSQFEKEFKPEWREELQRRQMSIDEAVTLASIVEREVVVDKERPIVAGVFFNRLRDEWLLESCATIQFILGKQRDRILLEDLKVESPYNTYLHPGLPPGPIASPGRASLQAVVQPEQHDYYFFVTKKDGTSEHYFSRTYEEHLARDAKSRGSW, encoded by the coding sequence ATGGCGGGAGGTGCGGCTGCCTATTACGTGTATCAGCAGCTGCAGCCGGTCAGCAGCGGAGAAGGGACAGCGGTCAAGCAGGTAAATGTCCCATCCGGCTCCTCCGTACGTGATATTGGTCAACTTCTGGAACAAGAAGGGTTGATTCGCGATGCTACTGTCTTCAGCTATTACGTCGGCGTCAAAGGCATGGGAAGTCGGCTGCAGGCTGGAGAGTACCGGTTTGAGACGGGGGCGACGATTGATCAACTGATATCCAAGATGGTCAGTGGTGACGTGATTATGGACACGGTACGCTTTACCATTCCAGAAGGGTGGAATGTAGAGCAGATTGCTGACTCGCTTGCAAAAGAAGGACTAGTGGACAAGCAGGCCTTTTTGCGGGAGGTAAACGAAGGGGACTTTTCGCAATTCCCGTTTCTGGCCAATATCCCGGAAGTAGAGGAACGCAAATATCGGCTGGAGGGGTACTTGTTCCCGGAAACGTACGAAGTGAAGAAGGGAGCAACCGAACGCGAGATTATCACTCGCATGCTTTCCCAGTTCGAGAAGGAGTTCAAGCCGGAATGGCGGGAGGAACTGCAGCGGCGGCAGATGAGTATCGATGAGGCTGTTACCCTCGCTTCGATCGTTGAGCGAGAGGTGGTAGTGGACAAGGAGCGCCCGATCGTTGCCGGGGTCTTCTTTAATCGACTGCGCGACGAATGGCTGCTGGAGTCTTGTGCCACGATTCAGTTCATCCTGGGAAAACAACGCGACCGGATCCTGCTGGAAGACTTAAAGGTGGAAAGCCCGTACAATACGTATCTTCACCCCGGTCTGCCCCCCGGCCCGATTGCCAGCCCGGGACGGGCCTCACTGCAAGCTGTTGTGCAGCCAGAGCAGCATGACTATTACTTTTTCGTGACCAAAAAAGACGGTACGTCTGAACACTACTTTTCAAGAACCTATGAGGAGCATTTAGCCAGAGACGCGAAAAGCCGCGGCAGCTGGTAG
- a CDS encoding DUF1292 domain-containing protein — MSQDITEQFDVGEVISLAEEEGGTTRDFRIMYIFDIQDRSYLVLVPVEQEDQEEYDVHFLRYEGDGVLQGIENDEEWQQVEETFETLIAELENEEL, encoded by the coding sequence TTGAGTCAGGATATTACGGAGCAGTTTGATGTGGGCGAGGTGATTTCGCTGGCCGAAGAAGAAGGCGGCACCACGCGTGATTTTCGGATCATGTACATCTTTGATATCCAGGATCGCAGCTATTTGGTTCTGGTTCCGGTTGAACAGGAGGACCAGGAGGAGTACGACGTCCATTTCCTCCGCTATGAAGGCGACGGTGTGTTGCAGGGGATCGAAAATGATGAAGAATGGCAGCAGGTAGAAGAAACGTTTGAGACACTGATCGCGGAGCTGGAAAACGAAGAGCTCTAA
- the udk gene encoding uridine kinase, which translates to MGHPVMIGVAGGSGSGKTTVARELYQRFQDDSVIMIEQDSYYKDQSHLSMKERVRTNYDHPFAFDNDLLLFHLQELLQGRPVYKPIYDFTQHTRSAERVLVEPKKVIILEGMLILEDERVRDLMDIKVFVDTDADVRILRRIQRDLRERGRTLESVIHQYLTVVRPMHLQFIEPTKRYADVIVPEGGYNQVALDLLSTKIRDILKEKQRIQSSSRIGPTI; encoded by the coding sequence ATGGGTCACCCCGTGATGATTGGGGTAGCCGGAGGAAGCGGATCCGGCAAAACCACCGTAGCAAGAGAATTGTATCAGCGCTTTCAAGACGATAGTGTGATCATGATTGAGCAAGACTCGTATTATAAAGATCAGAGCCATCTGAGTATGAAAGAGAGAGTGCGTACCAATTACGACCATCCCTTCGCATTTGACAACGACCTGCTGTTGTTTCACCTGCAGGAGTTGCTGCAAGGACGACCTGTCTATAAACCGATCTACGATTTTACGCAGCACACGCGCTCAGCAGAGAGGGTGCTGGTAGAGCCGAAAAAAGTAATCATCTTGGAGGGCATGCTGATCCTGGAAGACGAGCGGGTTCGCGATCTGATGGATATCAAGGTGTTTGTCGACACAGATGCCGACGTCCGCATCCTGCGGAGGATTCAACGGGATTTGAGAGAGCGGGGACGAACCTTGGAGTCTGTGATCCATCAGTATCTGACGGTGGTTCGTCCGATGCATCTGCAGTTTATAGAACCGACCAAACGCTATGCAGATGTGATCGTTCCGGAAGGGGGCTACAATCAAGTGGCCCTCGATCTGCTCTCGACCAAGATCCGTGACATCTTAAAAGAGAAGCAGCGCATACAATCCTCAAGCCGCATCGGCCCCACGATCTGA
- a CDS encoding peptidoglycan D,D-transpeptidase FtsI family protein, translated as MRLLHKTKQRTFLLLLLFTFIWSILLFRLWWIQLGAVHHFSRHGIDLVKSAVKQRQQVITLHSGRGDILDRHGYSFTGQERLALIVFPLAQGSLQDREQIKQVATVIGRNEEEIERLFLPGKEPNMLRDAEGELISLTKEQAEQINQMQIPGIVALAVTERYRGDGLAQHAVGYVSQNPSYIKTVYEAEWQNGKMNLDRAVGAAGLEHSFDRFLQGVEPSTLSYVVDGQGHPLRGLELRYQKQENHFYPLSLVTTLDHKIQREVERVADQAGITEGSIVVLDVETGDVLAMLSRPTFDQTHVDVQAAGWQNHAVKQLPPGSVFKTVVAAAALAEGVVLPTERFECEGEYGRYGFSCWKHGGHGSITLEEAFADSCNIAFAQIANRLGAEKIEQYAQRMGLTQPVGWSTPRLFKIEHFRQIDGEQPGRVFVKNTSSRDEGALIQTAIGQRDVRITPLAAANLMVTLLHGGQPRQVRLVKEITYQNGTSFHRFASQPLSVEGIDKVTAHKLTRLLRAVVEEGTGTSLAALPWPAAGKSGTAETETAQGMRNHQWFVGYAPADQPRYAIAVVAENQPVTASHKGMKAFGLVVEALASP; from the coding sequence GTGCGTCTGTTGCACAAGACGAAACAACGGACATTTTTGTTACTGCTGCTCTTTACCTTCATATGGTCTATCCTGCTTTTCCGATTGTGGTGGATTCAATTAGGCGCGGTCCACCACTTTTCCAGGCACGGAATCGATTTGGTGAAAAGTGCTGTCAAACAGCGTCAGCAGGTGATTACGTTGCATAGCGGTCGCGGCGACATTCTCGACAGGCACGGTTATTCGTTTACCGGGCAGGAACGACTTGCCTTGATCGTTTTCCCGCTTGCCCAGGGCAGCTTGCAGGACAGGGAGCAGATCAAGCAGGTGGCAACTGTGATCGGACGAAACGAAGAGGAAATCGAACGGCTGTTTTTACCGGGCAAAGAGCCTAACATGCTGCGGGATGCTGAGGGAGAACTGATTTCTTTGACCAAAGAGCAGGCAGAGCAGATCAACCAGATGCAGATCCCGGGAATCGTTGCACTCGCGGTAACAGAGCGGTATCGCGGCGACGGTTTGGCCCAGCATGCAGTTGGCTATGTCAGTCAGAATCCGTCCTATATCAAAACCGTTTATGAAGCAGAATGGCAAAACGGCAAAATGAACCTGGATAGAGCTGTCGGGGCAGCGGGACTAGAGCACAGTTTTGACCGGTTTTTGCAAGGAGTGGAACCGTCCACCTTGTCGTATGTAGTGGATGGTCAAGGCCATCCGTTGCGTGGGCTGGAGCTTCGTTATCAAAAGCAGGAGAACCATTTTTATCCGCTCTCACTCGTGACCACGCTTGATCACAAGATTCAGCGGGAGGTGGAGCGGGTGGCGGATCAGGCTGGAATCACCGAGGGGTCGATCGTCGTACTGGATGTGGAGACAGGGGACGTCTTGGCTATGCTGAGCCGCCCGACGTTTGATCAAACCCATGTGGATGTACAGGCGGCCGGATGGCAGAATCATGCCGTCAAACAGCTGCCGCCTGGTTCTGTATTTAAAACAGTAGTGGCAGCTGCCGCCCTCGCAGAGGGGGTTGTTCTGCCGACAGAGCGATTTGAATGCGAAGGGGAATACGGCAGGTACGGCTTTTCCTGCTGGAAGCACGGCGGCCATGGCAGCATCACGCTGGAGGAAGCGTTTGCCGATTCATGCAACATCGCCTTTGCCCAGATTGCCAACCGCCTGGGCGCAGAAAAAATCGAGCAGTATGCGCAGCGGATGGGACTGACGCAGCCGGTTGGATGGTCCACACCCCGTTTGTTCAAAATCGAACACTTTCGGCAGATCGATGGTGAACAACCGGGTAGAGTGTTTGTCAAAAACACCTCGTCTCGCGATGAAGGGGCGCTAATTCAAACGGCGATTGGCCAACGGGATGTCCGAATCACACCGCTTGCCGCCGCCAACCTGATGGTCACCTTGTTGCATGGAGGGCAGCCCCGGCAGGTACGCCTGGTAAAAGAGATCACGTACCAAAACGGAACCAGCTTCCATCGCTTTGCGTCGCAACCGCTATCGGTAGAGGGGATTGACAAAGTGACAGCCCACAAGTTGACCCGACTGCTGCGAGCAGTAGTGGAGGAGGGAACAGGTACCTCCCTCGCTGCGCTGCCCTGGCCAGCTGCAGGGAAGAGCGGCACAGCTGAAACAGAGACAGCGCAGGGGATGCGCAACCATCAGTGGTTCGTAGGGTATGCGCCCGCTGATCAGCCGCGCTATGCGATTGCCGTCGTTGCAGAAAATCAACCTGTCACCGCTTCCCATAAGGGGATGAAGGCTTTCGGTCTGGTTGTCGAGGCATTGGCTTCTCCGTGA
- the ruvX gene encoding Holliday junction resolvase RuvX: MRILGLDVGERTIGVAVSDEMGWTAQGIETIRRTSQEQDYARLLQLISQYQVEEIVVGLPKNMNGTIGPSGENCQRFARQLAERTKLPVHLWDERLTTMAAEKMLISADVSRKKRKQVIDKMAAVIILQGYLDAKSR; this comes from the coding sequence ATGCGCATACTAGGATTGGACGTTGGGGAGCGAACCATCGGGGTCGCGGTAAGCGATGAGATGGGCTGGACCGCACAGGGTATCGAGACGATCCGGAGGACATCGCAAGAGCAGGATTACGCGCGACTGCTCCAGTTGATCAGTCAGTACCAGGTAGAGGAGATCGTCGTCGGTTTGCCCAAGAACATGAACGGCACAATTGGTCCCAGCGGTGAAAACTGTCAACGTTTTGCCAGGCAGTTGGCTGAGCGGACCAAGCTCCCTGTACATTTGTGGGATGAGCGGTTGACGACGATGGCAGCCGAAAAGATGCTGATCTCTGCTGATGTGAGCCGAAAAAAACGGAAGCAGGTGATCGACAAGATGGCAGCCGTGATCATCTTGCAGGGATATCTGGATGCGAAATCGAGGTGA